A single window of Streptomyces aquilus DNA harbors:
- a CDS encoding PaaI family thioesterase produces the protein MSGTSAALQPPADAAPPVRHPDAPAPGELLGAHYGECFGCGGAQPHGLHLAARAGEGVSVTAEFTVRPAHQGAPGLAHGGVLATALDETLGSLNWLLRTIAVTGRLETDFARPVPVGTVLYLEARVTAVAGRKIYSTATGRIGGPEGPVAVRADALFVEVKVDHFIDNGRPEEIRAAMNDPDQVRRARAFEVNP, from the coding sequence GTGAGTGGTACTTCCGCAGCTCTTCAGCCTCCGGCCGACGCCGCGCCGCCGGTGCGTCATCCCGACGCGCCCGCGCCCGGTGAGCTGCTCGGCGCGCACTACGGCGAGTGCTTCGGCTGCGGTGGCGCACAGCCCCACGGGCTGCATCTGGCGGCCCGCGCGGGCGAGGGGGTCTCGGTCACCGCCGAGTTCACCGTCCGCCCCGCCCACCAGGGCGCCCCCGGTCTCGCGCACGGCGGGGTGCTGGCGACCGCCCTCGACGAGACGCTCGGTTCGCTGAACTGGCTGCTGCGCACGATCGCGGTGACCGGACGCCTGGAGACCGACTTCGCGCGGCCCGTCCCCGTGGGCACGGTGCTGTACCTGGAGGCCCGTGTCACCGCCGTCGCCGGGCGCAAGATCTACTCGACCGCGACCGGACGGATCGGCGGCCCCGAGGGCCCCGTCGCCGTCCGCGCGGACGCGCTCTTCGTCGAGGTGAAGGTCGACCACTTCATCGACAACGGCCGCCCGGAGGAGATCCGGGCCGCCATGAACGACCCGGACCAGGTCCGGCGTGCCCGTGCCTTCGAGGTGAACCCGTGA